One genomic window of Columba livia isolate bColLiv1 breed racing homer chromosome 9, bColLiv1.pat.W.v2, whole genome shotgun sequence includes the following:
- the SEPTIN2 gene encoding septin-2, with the protein MSKQQPAQFTNPETPGYVGFANLPNQVHRKSVKKGFEFTLMVVGESGLGKSTLINSLFLTDLYPERIIPGAAEKIERTVQIEASTVEIEERGVKLRLTVVDTPGYGDAINCRDCFKTIISYIDEQFERYLHDESGLNRRHIIDNRVHCCFYFISPFGHGLKPLDVEFMKAIHNKVNIVPVIAKADTLSLKERERLKKRILDEIEEHGIKIYHLPDAESDEDEDFKEQTRLLKASIPFCVVGSNQLIEAKGKKVRGRLYPWGVVEVENPEHNDFLKLRTMLITHMQDLQEVTQDLHYENFRSERLKRGGRKIEDEEVNKDQILLEKEAELRRMQEMIARMQAQMQMQRQGGEGDGSAVHGHHV; encoded by the exons ATGTCTAAG cAACAGCCCGCTCAGTTTACCAACCCAGAAACCCCTGGCTATGTCGGGTTTGCAAACCTTCCCAATCAGGTTCACCGCAAGTCTGTGAAAAAGGGCTTTGAGTTCACTCTGATGGTGGTTG GTGAATCTGGACTGGGAAAATCTACATTAATAAACAGCCTCTTCTTGACAGATCTCTACCCAGAAAGGATAatcccaggagctgctg AGAAGATTGAACGCACTGTGCAGATTGAAGCCTCAACAGTTGAAATTGAGGAGAGGGGTGTGAAGCTCCGTCTGACGGTTGTAGATACACCAGGATATGGGGATGCCATCAACTGTCGAGACTG TTTTAAGACCATAATATCTTACATTGATGAGCAGTTTGAGCGATATCTGCATGATGAGAGTGGTTTGAACAGAAGACACATCATAGATAACCGAGTTCATTGCTGCTTCTATTTCATTTCACCGTTTGGTCATGG CCTTAAGCCTCTGGATGTTGAGTTTATGAAGGCCATACACAACAAAGTAAATATTGTACCAGTGATTGCAAAAGCTGACACTCTTTCTCTGAAAGAGCGAGAAAGACTAAAGAAGAGG ATTCTGGATGAAATAGAAGAGCACGGCATCAAGATTTATCACCTCCCTGATGCTGAATCAGATGAGGATGAAGATTTTAAAGAGCAAACCAGACTCCTGAAG GCCAGCATTCCGTTTTGTGTAGTGGGATCCAATCAACTCATTGAAGCCAAAGGTAAAAAAGTTAGAGGTCGACTCTACCCGTGGGGGGTAGTTGAAGTGGAGAATCCGGAACATAATGACTTCCTGAAGCTGAGGACCATGTTAAT caCACATATGCAAGATCTTCAGGAGGTGACCCAGGATCTTCACTATGAGAACTTCCGCTCCGAGAGGCTCAAACGAGGCGGCAG gaaaatagAAGATGAAGAAGTAAATAAAGACCAGATTCTGCttgaaaaggaagctgaa